In one Cellulomonas sp. JZ18 genomic region, the following are encoded:
- a CDS encoding primosomal protein N', with translation MTDVSAGSGPEQPTLAGLDVPAPRRPRTPPSLTPAASLPVARVCVDLAPPHLDRTFEYLVPESLDDVARPGVRVKVRFAGQDVDGWLLERTADAEHGGRLLPLRRVVSAEPVLTPQVARLARAVAERWAGTTADVLRLAVPPRHARVEGEPREAGAGGAGSDEAGTGGAGAGGDPGPAGAAPAVDPSAWAAYRGGVAFCRHVADGGAPRAVWSALHAVGEHRWAVAVAQAVAACLRGGRGALVVVPDGRDVDRVVRALAELGLAGTGAGGPVARLVAEDGPAARYRAFLATLRGTARVVVGTRASAFAPVARLGLAVVWDDGDGQHAEPRAPYPHVREVLALRSELEGCALLVGAHGRTVEAQHLVETGWAREVAAERAVVRASTPRVRALTSVELAREGPAAAARLPGPAWRVLRDALAAGPVLVQTPRAGYVPVLACGRCRAAARCATCHGPLGLTTGGGAPSCGWCGRLATGWHCGECGATALRSVRVGSERTAEELGRAFPGVTVRVSGARAAGGVLGEVPDRPALVVATPGAEPVAPGGYAAAVLLDAAVASAGTRLGAESDALRRWLAAAALVRPAGDGGQVLLVGDGLVRPTQALVRWDPAGLASRELAERAELRLPPAVRVAAVTGTRDAVAAVLGRLDLPDVEVLGPVPVQTPDGGPTLDPEVRALLRVPVAAGRALAQAVAASVAIRSARREGGTVRVAVDPVDLL, from the coding sequence ATGACGGACGTGAGCGCAGGGTCCGGTCCGGAGCAGCCGACGCTCGCCGGTCTCGACGTGCCGGCGCCGCGCCGCCCGCGGACCCCCCCGTCGCTCACCCCCGCCGCGTCGCTGCCCGTGGCGCGGGTCTGCGTCGACCTGGCGCCGCCGCACCTCGACCGCACGTTCGAGTACCTCGTGCCGGAGTCCCTCGACGACGTGGCGCGACCGGGGGTGCGGGTCAAGGTCCGCTTCGCGGGTCAGGACGTCGACGGGTGGCTGCTGGAGCGGACGGCGGACGCCGAGCACGGCGGCCGCCTCCTGCCGCTGCGCCGGGTCGTGTCGGCCGAGCCGGTGCTCACGCCGCAGGTCGCGCGGCTGGCCCGGGCGGTCGCGGAGCGCTGGGCCGGCACCACGGCTGACGTGCTGCGGCTCGCGGTGCCACCCCGGCACGCGCGCGTGGAGGGCGAGCCGCGCGAGGCGGGCGCGGGCGGGGCGGGCTCGGACGAGGCGGGCACGGGCGGCGCGGGCGCGGGCGGCGACCCGGGCCCCGCAGGGGCGGCACCCGCCGTCGACCCGTCCGCGTGGGCGGCGTACCGCGGCGGCGTGGCGTTCTGCCGGCACGTCGCCGACGGCGGCGCGCCTCGCGCGGTCTGGTCGGCGCTGCACGCCGTGGGCGAGCACCGGTGGGCCGTGGCGGTCGCCCAGGCGGTCGCCGCGTGCCTGCGCGGGGGCCGCGGAGCCCTGGTCGTCGTGCCCGACGGACGGGACGTGGACCGCGTGGTGCGCGCGCTCGCCGAGCTGGGGCTCGCGGGCACGGGCGCCGGGGGACCGGTCGCACGGCTCGTCGCCGAGGACGGACCCGCCGCCCGGTACCGCGCGTTCCTCGCGACGCTGCGCGGCACCGCGCGCGTCGTCGTCGGTACCCGCGCCTCGGCGTTCGCCCCGGTGGCGCGCCTGGGGCTCGCGGTGGTGTGGGACGACGGCGACGGGCAGCACGCCGAGCCGCGCGCGCCGTACCCGCACGTGCGCGAGGTGCTCGCGCTGCGCTCGGAGCTCGAGGGCTGCGCGCTGCTGGTCGGCGCGCACGGCCGCACCGTCGAGGCCCAGCACCTCGTGGAGACCGGCTGGGCGCGGGAGGTCGCCGCCGAGCGGGCCGTCGTGCGCGCGAGCACGCCGCGCGTGCGCGCGCTGACGTCGGTCGAGCTCGCCCGGGAGGGACCGGCGGCCGCCGCGCGGCTGCCGGGCCCCGCGTGGCGCGTCCTGCGGGACGCGCTCGCCGCGGGGCCGGTGCTCGTGCAGACACCGCGGGCGGGCTACGTCCCGGTGCTCGCCTGCGGCCGCTGCCGCGCCGCCGCACGCTGCGCCACGTGCCACGGCCCCCTGGGCCTGACCACGGGCGGTGGTGCGCCGTCGTGCGGGTGGTGCGGGCGGCTCGCCACGGGCTGGCACTGCGGCGAGTGCGGGGCGACCGCGCTGCGGTCGGTGCGCGTCGGCTCCGAGCGGACGGCCGAGGAGCTGGGCCGCGCCTTCCCGGGCGTGACGGTGCGCGTGTCCGGTGCGCGCGCGGCCGGCGGTGTGCTGGGCGAGGTCCCCGACCGGCCCGCCCTGGTCGTCGCGACGCCCGGGGCGGAACCCGTGGCGCCCGGCGGCTACGCGGCGGCGGTCCTGCTCGACGCGGCGGTCGCGAGCGCCGGCACGCGGCTGGGCGCGGAGTCCGACGCGCTGCGCCGGTGGCTCGCCGCGGCGGCGCTCGTGCGTCCCGCGGGCGACGGCGGCCAGGTGCTGCTCGTCGGGGACGGCCTGGTCCGGCCCACCCAGGCCCTCGTGCGCTGGGACCCTGCGGGGCTCGCGTCGCGCGAGCTCGCCGAGCGGGCGGAGCTGCGCCTGCCGCCGGCCGTGCGCGTGGCGGCGGTCACCGGCACGCGGGACGCCGTGGCCGCCGTCCTGGGCCGCCTCGACCTGCCGGACGTCGAGGTGCTCGGCCCCGTGCCGGTCCAGACGCCGGACGGCGGACCGACGCTCGACCCGGAGGTCCGTGCGCTGCTGCGCGTGCCGGTCGCGGCGGGACGCGCGCTCGCGCAGGCGGTCGCTGCCTCGGTCGCGATCCGCAGCGCGCGGCGCGAGGGCGGCACCGTGCGTGTCGCGGTCGACCCGGTGGACCTCCTCTGA
- the coaBC gene encoding bifunctional phosphopantothenoylcysteine decarboxylase/phosphopantothenate--cysteine ligase CoaBC yields the protein MRIVLGVAGGIAAYKAVLLLRLLREQGHEVRVVPTRAALEFVGRATWEALSGQPVTTEVFEDVDRVAHVAIGKQAELVVVAPATADLLARAAGGHADDLLTATLLTARCPVLLAPAMHTEMWEHPATVANVATLRARGVHVLDPASGRLTGADTGPGRLPEPEVIADAALALVGGGARPHDLDGVRVVVSAGGTREPLDPVRFLGNRSSGRQGAALARAAAERGARVTLVAANVAPDVVAQAGDVAVVPVETGEELRHAVRSAAKDADVVVMAAAVADYRPETVADAKLKKTGEAPVLRLVETVDVLRELVTDPPRPGQAVVGFAAETGDAHASVLEHGRAKARRKGADLLVVNAVGAGLAFGAATNDVTVLDRDGEVVASASGPKQDVAHAVWDAVRAHLDGRADDGSGADTLRS from the coding sequence GTGCGCATCGTCCTCGGCGTCGCGGGCGGGATCGCCGCGTACAAGGCGGTCCTGCTCCTGCGGCTCCTGCGCGAGCAGGGTCACGAGGTGCGCGTCGTGCCGACGCGCGCGGCGCTGGAGTTCGTCGGGCGTGCGACGTGGGAGGCCCTGTCGGGCCAGCCCGTGACGACCGAGGTGTTCGAGGACGTCGACCGCGTCGCGCACGTGGCGATCGGCAAGCAGGCCGAGCTGGTGGTCGTCGCCCCCGCGACGGCCGACCTGCTCGCCCGTGCGGCGGGGGGCCACGCGGACGACCTGCTGACGGCGACGCTGCTCACGGCGCGGTGCCCGGTGCTGCTCGCACCGGCGATGCACACCGAGATGTGGGAGCACCCCGCCACCGTCGCCAACGTCGCGACGCTGCGGGCACGCGGTGTGCACGTGCTGGACCCGGCGTCGGGCCGCCTCACCGGCGCCGACACCGGACCGGGTCGGCTGCCCGAGCCCGAGGTGATCGCCGACGCCGCGCTCGCGCTCGTCGGCGGGGGTGCGCGTCCGCACGACCTCGACGGCGTCCGCGTGGTCGTGTCCGCGGGCGGCACCCGGGAGCCGCTCGACCCCGTGCGGTTCCTCGGCAACCGCTCGTCCGGCCGGCAGGGCGCCGCTCTCGCGCGGGCCGCGGCGGAGCGGGGCGCCCGGGTGACGCTCGTCGCCGCCAACGTCGCCCCTGACGTGGTCGCGCAGGCCGGCGACGTCGCGGTCGTCCCCGTCGAGACGGGCGAGGAGCTGCGGCACGCCGTGCGCTCGGCGGCGAAGGACGCGGACGTGGTCGTCATGGCGGCGGCCGTCGCGGACTACCGGCCCGAGACCGTGGCCGACGCGAAGCTGAAGAAGACCGGCGAGGCGCCCGTCCTGCGGCTCGTGGAGACCGTGGACGTCCTGCGCGAGCTCGTGACGGACCCGCCGCGGCCCGGGCAGGCCGTCGTCGGGTTCGCCGCGGAGACGGGTGACGCCCACGCGTCCGTGCTCGAGCACGGACGGGCGAAGGCGCGGCGCAAGGGCGCGGACCTGCTCGTCGTGAACGCGGTCGGCGCCGGCCTCGCGTTCGGCGCGGCGACGAACGACGTCACCGTCCTCGACCGTGACGGCGAGGTCGTCGCGAGCGCCTCCGGGCCCAAGCAGGACGTCGCGCACGCGGTCTGGGACGCCGTCCGGGCGCACCTGGACGGGCGCGCGGACGACGGTTCGGGCGCCGATACGCTGCGGTCATGA
- the mihF gene encoding integration host factor, actinobacterial type codes for MALPPLTPEQRAAALEKAAAARQARAEVKNRLKYSQGSLSEVIEQGQKDETIGKLKVAALLESLPGVGKVKARAIMSEIGISETRRVRGLGPHQVKALVDRFG; via the coding sequence GTGGCTCTCCCCCCGCTGACTCCCGAACAACGAGCCGCCGCGCTCGAGAAGGCAGCCGCGGCACGTCAGGCACGTGCCGAGGTCAAGAACCGCCTGAAGTACTCGCAGGGCTCCCTGTCCGAGGTCATCGAGCAGGGGCAGAAGGACGAGACGATCGGCAAGCTCAAGGTCGCCGCCCTGCTCGAGTCGCTGCCGGGCGTCGGCAAGGTCAAGGCCCGCGCGATCATGTCCGAGATCGGCATCTCGGAGACGCGTCGCGTCCGCGGCCTGGGTCCGCACCAGGTCAAGGCGCTCGTCGACCGCTTCGGCTGA
- the rpoZ gene encoding DNA-directed RNA polymerase subunit omega, whose protein sequence is MSGTVAAPTGITDPPIDRLLERADSKYALVLFSAKRARQINAYYAQLNEGLLEYVGPLVETRPQEKPLSIAMREIDAGLLTAEPTEG, encoded by the coding sequence GTGTCCGGAACCGTCGCCGCCCCCACGGGCATCACCGACCCGCCGATCGACCGCCTCCTCGAGCGCGCCGACTCCAAGTACGCGCTCGTGCTCTTCTCCGCCAAGCGCGCGCGGCAGATCAACGCCTACTACGCCCAGCTCAACGAGGGCCTGCTCGAGTACGTCGGGCCGCTCGTCGAGACGCGTCCGCAGGAGAAGCCGCTGTCGATCGCGATGCGCGAGATCGACGCGGGCCTGCTCACGGCCGAGCCCACCGAGGGCTGA
- a CDS encoding RsmB/NOP family class I SAM-dependent RNA methyltransferase: MGRPGSGRPPGEGGRRDARGRERGAARAQGRGHRTAAAPGRRARTGDAARSAAFDAVRAVADDEAYANLVLPPLLRERGVEGRDAGFATELAYGTLRLRGRYDAVLTLASSRPLDQVDPPVLDLLRLGAHQLLGMRVPAHAAVSETVGLARERVGAGAAQFVNAVLRRVAERDVDDWLARIGDAADPAGTDEVARLAVTQSHPAWVVRALREALVADGRPASEVGALLAADNAAPRVTLVARPGLVTTAELAAQAGPDAAPAPFAPTAVVLPGGDPGSLPAVREGRAGVQDEGSQLVALALVAAGLDGPDERWLDLCAGPGGKASLLAAAAGQRGARLVANEVQPHRSRLVAQSLRAAPGGAVEEVRTGDGRTVGDDEPGSYDRVLLDAPCTGLGALRRRPEARWRRTPADLATLGTLQRELLRSALAAVRPGGVVAYVTCSPHLAETRLVVTDAVRAAARAGTEVEVLDAGAVLAEVAPEWAATRTDGHPDVQLWPHVHGTDAMYLALLRRT; the protein is encoded by the coding sequence ATGGGACGTCCCGGCTCCGGGCGCCCGCCGGGGGAGGGTGGACGGCGCGACGCCCGGGGACGGGAGCGCGGCGCCGCCCGTGCGCAGGGGCGGGGGCACCGCACGGCGGCGGCACCGGGACGGCGTGCGCGCACGGGTGACGCGGCACGTTCGGCCGCGTTCGACGCGGTGCGGGCCGTGGCGGACGACGAGGCGTACGCGAACCTCGTGCTGCCGCCGCTCCTGCGGGAGCGGGGCGTGGAGGGGCGGGACGCCGGGTTCGCGACCGAGCTCGCGTACGGCACGCTGCGCCTGCGCGGACGGTACGACGCCGTCCTGACGCTCGCGTCGTCGCGTCCGCTGGACCAGGTCGACCCGCCCGTGCTCGACCTGCTGCGGCTCGGCGCCCACCAGCTGCTCGGGATGCGCGTGCCCGCGCACGCCGCCGTGTCCGAGACCGTCGGCCTGGCGCGCGAGCGCGTCGGGGCGGGTGCGGCGCAGTTCGTGAACGCGGTCCTGCGCCGGGTCGCCGAGCGCGACGTCGACGACTGGCTGGCGCGCATCGGTGACGCGGCCGACCCGGCGGGCACGGACGAGGTCGCGCGGCTCGCCGTCACGCAGAGCCACCCCGCGTGGGTCGTGCGCGCGCTGCGCGAGGCGCTCGTCGCGGACGGCCGGCCCGCCTCGGAGGTCGGCGCGCTGCTCGCGGCCGACAACGCCGCGCCGCGGGTCACGCTCGTCGCGCGGCCCGGGCTCGTCACGACCGCCGAGCTCGCCGCGCAGGCCGGTCCCGACGCGGCGCCCGCGCCGTTCGCGCCGACGGCGGTCGTGCTGCCCGGCGGCGACCCGGGGTCCCTGCCGGCCGTGCGGGAGGGACGTGCGGGCGTCCAGGACGAGGGCAGCCAGCTCGTCGCGCTCGCCCTCGTGGCCGCTGGGCTCGACGGGCCGGACGAGCGCTGGCTGGACCTGTGCGCGGGGCCGGGCGGCAAGGCGTCGCTGCTGGCGGCTGCCGCGGGGCAGCGCGGCGCACGCCTGGTGGCGAACGAGGTGCAGCCGCACCGCAGCCGCCTGGTCGCGCAGTCGCTGCGGGCGGCCCCGGGCGGGGCGGTGGAGGAGGTGCGCACGGGGGACGGGCGGACGGTCGGGGACGACGAGCCCGGGTCCTACGACCGCGTGCTGCTGGACGCGCCCTGCACGGGCCTGGGCGCGCTGCGGCGGCGACCCGAGGCGCGCTGGCGCCGCACGCCGGCCGACCTCGCGACCCTGGGGACGCTGCAGCGTGAGCTGCTCCGTTCGGCGCTGGCCGCCGTGCGACCGGGTGGCGTGGTGGCCTACGTCACCTGCTCGCCGCACCTGGCCGAGACCCGGCTCGTGGTGACGGACGCGGTGCGCGCGGCCGCCCGCGCCGGCACGGAGGTCGAGGTGCTCGACGCCGGTGCCGTGCTCGCCGAGGTGGCGCCGGAGTGGGCCGCCACGCGCACGGACGGGCACCCGGACGTGCAGCTGTGGCCGCAC
- the gmk gene encoding guanylate kinase encodes MTTQPARLTVLAGPTAVGKGTVSADIRARYPQVWLSVSMTTRAPRPGEVDGVHYHFVSPERFDEMVERGELLEWAVVHGRNRYGTPRGPVEERLAAGEPALLEIDLQGARQVRASMPDARFVFLAPPSWDELVRRLVGRGTEDEEERERRLASARVELAAEPEFDHVVVNDDVHRATDELVGLMGLPTR; translated from the coding sequence ATGACGACGCAGCCGGCACGGCTGACCGTGCTCGCCGGACCGACCGCCGTGGGGAAGGGGACCGTCTCGGCGGACATCCGCGCCCGCTACCCGCAGGTGTGGCTGTCGGTCTCGATGACGACCCGCGCACCGCGACCTGGCGAGGTCGACGGCGTCCACTACCACTTCGTCTCGCCCGAGCGCTTCGACGAGATGGTCGAGCGGGGCGAGCTGCTGGAGTGGGCGGTCGTGCACGGGCGCAACCGGTACGGCACGCCGCGCGGACCGGTCGAGGAGCGGCTCGCCGCCGGGGAGCCGGCCCTGCTCGAGATCGACCTGCAGGGCGCACGCCAGGTCCGTGCGTCGATGCCCGACGCACGCTTCGTGTTCCTCGCCCCGCCCTCGTGGGACGAGCTCGTCCGCCGGCTCGTGGGCCGCGGCACCGAGGACGAGGAGGAGCGCGAGCGCCGGCTCGCGTCCGCACGCGTGGAGCTCGCCGCGGAGCCGGAGTTCGACCACGTCGTCGTCAACGACGACGTGCACCGCGCCACGGACGAGCTCGTCGGCCTGATGGGCCTGCCGACCCGGTAG
- the pyrF gene encoding orotidine-5'-phosphate decarboxylase: protein MTTSTTRGPGAPFGARLAAAMDAHGPLCVGIDPHATLLADWGLADDASGLRTFALTVLDAVAGRVAAVKPQAAFFERHGSAGLAVLEEVVAGGREAGTLVVVDAKRGDIGSTMGAYADAFLRDGSPLAGDALTVSPYLGFGSLDPAVDLAHATGRGLFVLCLTSNKEGHEVQHARTQDGPTVAATVAARAAALNAGERPLGSVGLVVGATVGDAAERAGVDLERVNGPLLAPGVGAQGAGAAELARVFGPARRQVLASSSRAVLAAGPDREALRSAARRAAAEAAAALR, encoded by the coding sequence GTGACCACGAGCACCACGCGCGGACCGGGTGCGCCCTTCGGGGCGCGCCTGGCCGCGGCCATGGACGCGCACGGGCCGCTCTGCGTCGGCATCGACCCGCACGCGACCCTGCTCGCCGACTGGGGGCTCGCCGACGACGCGTCGGGTCTGCGGACGTTCGCGCTCACCGTCCTCGACGCGGTCGCCGGGCGGGTCGCCGCGGTCAAGCCGCAGGCGGCGTTCTTCGAGCGGCACGGCTCCGCCGGCCTCGCGGTGCTCGAGGAGGTCGTCGCGGGGGGCCGCGAGGCCGGCACGCTCGTCGTCGTGGACGCCAAGCGGGGCGACATCGGCTCGACCATGGGCGCGTACGCCGACGCGTTCCTGCGCGACGGCTCCCCGCTCGCCGGGGACGCGCTGACGGTCTCGCCCTACCTGGGGTTCGGCTCTCTCGACCCGGCCGTCGACCTCGCGCACGCCACGGGGCGGGGCCTGTTCGTCCTGTGCCTGACCTCCAACAAGGAGGGGCACGAGGTGCAGCACGCGCGCACGCAGGACGGGCCGACGGTCGCCGCCACCGTGGCGGCGCGTGCCGCCGCACTGAACGCGGGGGAGCGGCCGCTGGGCTCGGTCGGCCTGGTCGTGGGCGCGACGGTCGGGGACGCCGCGGAGCGTGCCGGGGTGGACCTCGAGCGGGTCAACGGACCGCTGCTCGCACCGGGGGTCGGCGCGCAGGGCGCGGGCGCCGCCGAGCTCGCCCGCGTCTTCGGCCCCGCCCGCCGGCAGGTCCTGGCGTCGTCCTCGCGCGCCGTGCTCGCGGCGGGTCCCGACCGGGAGGCGCTGCGGTCCGCCGCGCGCCGGGCCGCCGCCGAGGCCGCGGCCGCCCTGCGCTGA
- the metK gene encoding methionine adenosyltransferase yields MSSTPLRLFTSESVTEGHPDKICDQISDAILDAILEQDPAARVAVETMVTTGLVHVAGEVTTSAYVEIPQIVREVVRGIGYTSSHIGFDGDSCGVSVSIGQQSPDIAAGVDKAIEVREDASDMDPLDLQGAGDQGLMFGYASDDTPSLLPLPIWLAHRLAERLAAVRKDGSLAGLRPDGKTQVTVGYEGDRPVSLDTVVLSTQHEPDVLEATLAGDVAELVVAPVLEGLDLDVSAHRLLVNPTGQFVVGGPQGDAGLTGRKIIVDTYGGMARHGGGAFSGKDPSKVDRSAAYAMRWVAKNVVAAGLARRCEVQVAYAIGKAHPVGLYVETFGTGTVPVDRLTAAIQDVFDLRPAAIIRDLDLLRPVYRRTAAYGHFGRELPEFTWERTDRVADLLSAVG; encoded by the coding sequence ATGAGTTCGACGCCCCTTCGTCTGTTCACCTCCGAGTCCGTCACGGAGGGGCACCCCGACAAGATCTGCGACCAGATCTCCGACGCGATCCTGGACGCGATCCTCGAGCAGGACCCCGCGGCGCGCGTCGCGGTCGAGACGATGGTCACCACCGGCCTCGTGCACGTGGCCGGCGAGGTGACCACCAGCGCCTACGTCGAGATCCCGCAGATCGTGCGCGAGGTCGTGCGCGGCATCGGCTACACCTCGTCGCACATCGGCTTCGACGGCGACTCGTGCGGCGTGTCGGTCTCCATCGGCCAGCAGTCGCCTGACATCGCGGCGGGCGTCGACAAGGCGATCGAGGTCCGCGAGGACGCCTCCGACATGGACCCGCTGGACCTGCAGGGCGCCGGTGACCAGGGTCTGATGTTCGGGTACGCCAGCGACGACACGCCCTCGCTCCTGCCGCTGCCGATCTGGCTCGCGCACCGGCTCGCCGAGCGGCTCGCGGCCGTGCGCAAGGACGGGTCGCTGGCAGGGCTGCGACCGGACGGCAAGACGCAGGTGACGGTCGGCTACGAGGGGGACCGCCCGGTGAGCCTCGACACCGTCGTGCTGTCGACGCAGCACGAGCCCGACGTCCTCGAGGCCACGCTCGCGGGCGACGTCGCCGAGCTCGTGGTCGCGCCCGTGCTCGAGGGTCTCGACCTCGACGTCTCCGCGCACCGGCTGCTCGTGAACCCCACGGGGCAGTTCGTCGTCGGCGGCCCGCAGGGGGACGCGGGCCTGACGGGCCGCAAGATCATCGTCGACACCTACGGCGGCATGGCACGCCACGGCGGCGGCGCGTTCTCGGGCAAGGACCCGTCGAAGGTGGACCGCTCGGCCGCGTACGCGATGCGGTGGGTCGCCAAGAACGTCGTGGCCGCGGGCCTGGCGCGCCGGTGCGAGGTGCAGGTCGCGTACGCGATCGGCAAGGCGCACCCCGTCGGGCTGTACGTCGAGACGTTCGGGACGGGGACCGTCCCGGTCGACCGGCTGACGGCGGCGATCCAGGACGTGTTCGACCTGCGTCCCGCCGCGATCATCCGCGACCTCGACCTGCTGCGTCCCGTCTACCGCCGCACGGCCGCGTACGGGCACTTCGGGCGCGAGCTGCCCGAGTTCACCTGGGAGCGCACGGACCGCGTCGCCGACCTGCTGTCGGCGGTCGGCTGA